The genomic segment GTTAAGTGTGTATtttcaataccatagaagggctgcaaaacttaatgaataaaataacggaaacaagtagaacatatgaaCTGGATATAAaaaccagcaaaaccaagctaatgatcaccagcaaggaaaacataactggagcaagtctgtatgtgaaccaaatgagaattgaacgtgtatCACAGTACAattacttgggaactataatcaatgagtcatGGGACAATATCGAAGAGATTAAATGTCATATCCGAAAGGCATAAAGTGCATTcatgactatgagctctgtgttcaataGCCATGACTTcatcctagaaacaaaaataaggttttttaataaaaaaacttaaatgttacttgtactcagtgcttctgtacggagtagaaacgtggatgttgaaggcggaaactctatcaaaacttcaggcttttgagctatggttatacagaaggatcctgaagataccatggacaaagtcaccaatgaagaagtactgcggaggatgaacacacggatttggtcaacatcgcgaagggccgtaagctgcagtacttgagacatataatgagaaatcaaggcagatacgaacTACtctaatgcattttgcaaggtaaaaagaaactaaaggcagaatttacaaaacagtcatcagatcaataatgacatacgcggcagaaacagcagagataaaaacacttaaaaaaattgatggtaaggcactatgggacagagctagaagtacagatatatgacatagatacaaggtggagaacatcaaaaactgggtaagaaatagaagagtagaatggaacgatcatataagccgaatgacaacaaatagagtaataaagacggcaagagacggttccccaataggaagacgatcagtaggaagaccacgcaaacgatggaatgacaacttactgaagacacattgaaaaacagagtcatgtctatataaaaagaagaagaagaagaagtctataTGTCTACTGCTATAACGTTATTTCTGTATTTCCTACGTCATCAGACGGTCCGGCAGATAAAGTCCCACACAGAAAGCCATCAAATTGTCCTGCTATTTCTCACTTCTCGACGGGTAAGCTTCAAAAAGCGCCATCTATTTTGATGGCCTTAAACGAAAACGATTTACTATATTTCCACTATAAAATTTTCCAGTTTGACTGTTAAATTACAAAACATGAGGAAAACAcattaaaaatacataaacatATGTAGAAACCCTTAAATATCTTACATgaaaattatggttaattgtaatattttaatgACACTAGGTCGATGTTATAAGATTTAAAATAAAGAGAAACCCAATCTGAGCTCACCCAGGCCCTTTTTGTGTTGGGCTTTTTTCAAAGAATGTGTTCATGGTATGTGtacattttcttttgttttgctTTCGAGTCAATGAAGACCTATTGAAGTCTATATGTCATCTTTCCTTCTTCCGAGTTTGGATTTGGCATTTTTTGTCTTGCAGGGCTCTGGAGATGTTGTTGTAGAAGTGTTCAACCTCATCGTCCAAGTGTTCAGTTGGTAAGTACATAGGCCTGGATAATTTTTAGAGGATATCTTTTATTCAGTTTGTAAATTAGATATATGATTTGTGTGGATAAACAAACCCTACTTCTCTAATAGATGTTTCATCTCATATGTAGTAACAGAGGTTTCTGGATTTTAAATTAGTTTAATAAGtgtctgaaactgttttcttgtggcatgtttatgttaaatattgtgtCACATGGTATtcaaccacaattgattgtaatgaaaaataaatttttaactaatatttgatgtttcgacttccactccaaaaatattatttgagaATTGTGTGAAAACAGTATCTATAACCACCAAAGTTGTTGAGGGGGTTATGAAATatcaaatattagttaaaaatgtaattgaattacaatcaattgtggctcaATCCCATATAAACTCAGTATTTAATATTAGTCGGTTTTCCTCTTTTCTTTGGATTTCGCTTAGACCTACTTAGGTCCCATTTATTTACTTAAATTCTTCTCCTAATTCTGCTTATCTTTACAGTACACTCATACTATATTAGAGCAATCCTGGTTGTGAATATGTGTTCCAAAATCACAATATCGATACAATAGATCTAACAATAGTAAACTAATTTATTCATGGTAATAGAAAAGTTTCTTGTGATAAACCCAAGTGTTTTGAAGCCTTCATGGAATTAAGTTAAGTCTTTTAAAGTAATCAAATGTAGACAttgattatttattaaataacttGTTTTAAATATCTTCTTGTGAGCAGAACTAATAAAATAGCACATTTCATCATTTAAATTTAGATGATTCCTATTATCTCCACATATATCTACAGTATCATCCACAACCATTtagatttttaaatcatttatGAACCTAAAACGCTGACCATATAAGAAGCAATTTACATATCATTAACAAATATGtttaagtaaataataaattaaataagtaaTTGGTGACATGTATAGACATTCATCTTGCATTGTATGGAAATAAAGTTTGAGAAATACAGTCACCATGCATTGCATTAGTGCTTAAGTAATTACCTCAAAATAATGGATTAGTTTTAGCATTAAATAAAGAAACATCTGGTATTTAAACTGACATTAGTATTACAATATGTGAAGCAGTAAAATGTACTTACCCAACAGCTTGATATATTTTTCCAGCAGTATCAGGATCTTTTATAGCATTTATAATACCTGTGGTAACATCACTGACATACACAGGTTGCTTTATAGTTCTTTCACCTTTATACCACAGTGGGAAATAATTGGCAGATCTCCTCCATGGATGGGCATAATACCTGTTACCAAAGAGATGTGTTGTTGGTCAGAAACATAAGAATaacaaatgatttttttttaattttgaataatcTAATAAGAAATTGGTGTTTTTGATTAAATATGCATTTTTgtgaaattttcaaattatattagtatttttttattttaataaaaactcacCTAACAAATCTATCCTCCTGTCCATATACATCAGATGGTCTGAAAATTGTAGCCTCTGGAAATTCTTCCAAAACCGCTTCTTCACCTCTAGCTTTGCTTCTAAGAAAATTGGACCCACCTTTTAGTATTCCTgcctaaaaatattatatattgaaatatacTACAAGAAATTGTACTTAGCACAAAAAGATAAagagaaacaattaaaaaatgaGAATTTCAATCTTGGGAAAAACATACAAAAGATACAAGGAAGAGTTTTAAATAAGcacaaaaacaatataaaaaaataagattCTGGTCAaacttataaaataattatattgagATGAGTACTTTTAGACAAGAAACAGCTAAAACCTAAACAACATGTTTTATTGGAGCactattttaaacatttactaaaaatatACTAATTTGAATATGATTATGCCTAGCTACACAATTTATTACTAAAATAACCAAGAGAAGAAGTACCTACTTAATTAATGAGATATCAAATAAGACTTAAGGAAGATACTCTGTGGAAACATCAAATAAAAGGGAAAACTATAATTTCTATAAATGTTTTGACTGAAAACTGTTAAAATTTTGATAACAGATTTTGATCTTACAGCTCAAATGCCAAAGAACATTGTTTTCCCGTTTACATAAGTAGCATTATTTGTATAGTATTAGTCATATAACATTATAAAACATGCcacattttaaaactattttacatttaaaaaagtactgtacctattgaaaaaaaaatagtatgtTATGTGATGTAATCATGTTTTGGATACACAAATATTCTACATTCAATAGCCAAAAGTTAGCAGTCTGAATAGACAGCAGGTATTTAAAATGTAGATATACCAATGAATGCTACAAATACTTTGGACAGTCCACACTACCAACTAGAAAACTTTGCATTAAGTGAGTAGAGAACTAGAGCTGGTCAAACTCATTAAAAAGAAGACAACTCCATAGCTTAGTCATGTATTGACATATAATAGATACCACTTCTCTCAGCTCATAATAGAAGGTATGATAAGGTAGATGTGGACATAGATAGTGCTCCTGACATAAAAATATAACAGGTTGGAAATGCCTGAGCTCAAACAATTTGGTGAAGAAGATCCAAGAGAAaggaaaatttttcaaaattgttgACAAATTTTGATAGTAGAAGGCACTTGAAGACAaactaatttcaatattttatccAGGTATATGCATTTGTAAGTATAGAactgaaattaaattattatttaacaatTTCCGGACAAACCTGCACAagcataacaataaaaaaaaacaaaaatggctagcaaaataaaaaaaagaacaattttatacaacaaaatagACATAGCCTTAAAAATATCTACCTGTTGGGGGTTTTCATCGGCATTTAAAGATGAGAGGTGAATAAATCTCTCAACTCCAGCCTGTTTTGCCAAACGTGCTAGCCGTCTTGCACCATCTACATGCACATCATCAAACTTAAAATTTCTCGTTTCCCAGTCTCTTCCTACTAGGTTAACAACAACATTTGAGTACTTGATACATTTAGCAATAGACTCTTCATCTCTTAAGTGGTATGGATGAAAGTAAACCTGACCCAAGTCTCCTACCAGTTTCAATCTGAAAGGCTCATAGTTGTCTCCTCTATATGGGATAATGATCTAAAACACTTGTATTAGCAATATTATTAGGTTATTTATTAGGGTTACGTACTTGTGAACCTATTTTTCCTAGCCTATTGCAGACATATCTACCAAGGAAACCAGTGGCTCCAAAAACTGTAGCTACAATGCCATTGAAACTGGATCTTCCTCCAGTACCTCGTTTTAAGCTGGCTAAATTGTAGACTCTATCTTCGGTGCTATAGTTATTTGAGCGGATATAAGCGACCGCAACTAATCCAGGctgtttttctaaaaagattTACAGGTTAGGTtatgtaataaatttaatatgatAGAAATTATTATATGTTTTATGATATAATGaaagtttattaataattatattattcttaatTCTTACTGATTAATTTTGATCCAGTTAAAATAACTACAGCCATCCTTTCACTATATTAAATAATCAAATGTTGACATTTAAGTGGATCAAAATCGCTATAGATTTGACATATAGAACAATGACAACTGACA from the Diabrotica undecimpunctata isolate CICGRU chromosome 1, icDiaUnde3, whole genome shotgun sequence genome contains:
- the ND-39 gene encoding NADH dehydrogenase [ubiquinone] 1 alpha subcomplex subunit 9, mitochondrial; this translates as MAVVILTGSKLIKKQPGLVAVAYIRSNNYSTEDRVYNLASLKRGTGGRSSFNGIVATVFGATGFLGRYVCNRLGKIGSQIIIPYRGDNYEPFRLKLVGDLGQVYFHPYHLRDEESIAKCIKYSNVVVNLVGRDWETRNFKFDDVHVDGARRLARLAKQAGVERFIHLSSLNADENPQQAGILKGGSNFLRSKARGEEAVLEEFPEATIFRPSDVYGQEDRFVRYYAHPWRRSANYFPLWYKGERTIKQPVYVSDVTTGIINAIKDPDTAGKIYQAVGPKRYLLSELVDYFHRIMRKDDEWGYKRYDMRWDPLFQLRVTLTQKFSMNWPIGHLHWEKIEREHLTDDVKSDIPTLEDLGVHLTTVENQMPWEFKPWTWGIYRGQDPDEPFAPAAPPKALV